One genomic region from Brassica napus cultivar Da-Ae unplaced genomic scaffold, Da-Ae ScsIHWf_1921;HRSCAF=2565, whole genome shotgun sequence encodes:
- the LOC125575009 gene encoding class V chitinase-like translates to MIGPSGDAGVRAWIQAGLPATQLVLGFPYYGYAWRLSNANSPSYYAATTGSAISPDGSIGYGQIRKFIVDNGATTVYNSTVVGDYCYAGTTWIGYDDNQSIVTKVRYAKQKGLRGYFSRHVGADDNSGLSRSASRAWDATVATTAIRRKF, encoded by the exons ATGATAGGTCCGAGTGGCGACGCTGGAGTGAGGGCATGGATTCAAGCCGGACTTCCAGCAACGCAATTAGTCTTGGGATTTCCTTACTACGGCTACGCATGGCGTCTCTCAAACGCCAACAGTCCTAGCTATTACGCAGCCACCACTGGATCGGCAATTTCACCGGACGGTTCGATAGGATACGGTCAGATAAGAAAGTTTATAGTGGATAACGGAGCAACAACGGTTTATAATTCCACAGTGGTCGGAGATTACTGTTATGCTGGGACGACTTGGATAGGGTATGATGATAATCAGAGTATCGTGACGAAAGTGAGATACGCTAAGCAGAAAGGTCTGCGTGGTTACTTCTCGCGGCATGTTGGAGCTGACGATAACTCTGGTCTATCTCGTTCAG cGTCACGGGCATGGGATGCTACGGTGGCCACCACGGCTATCCGAAGGAAGTTTTAA